Proteins found in one Quercus robur chromosome 2, dhQueRobu3.1, whole genome shotgun sequence genomic segment:
- the LOC126715783 gene encoding probable xyloglucan endotransglucosylase/hydrolase protein 23 isoform X2 — protein MASSSTSCVKLMLLMPILVSSLIVATVGNLNQDFDITWGDGRANILNNGELLTLKLDKASGSGFQSKNEYLFGKIDMQLKLVPGNSAGTVTAYYLSSKGSTWDEIDFEFLGNLSGDPYILHTNIFSQGKGNREQQFYLWFDPTADFHTYSILWNPQRIIYSVDGTPIREFKNSESIGVPFPKNQPMRIYSSLWNADDWATRGGLVKTDWSRAPFTASYRNFKADACTWSSGASSCSSTTPSPSNDSSSWLSQELDSASQERLKWVQKNYMIYNYCSDTKRFPQGLPPECSA, from the exons atggcttcttcttccACTTCTTGTGTTAAATTGATGCTTCTTATGCCTATTCTTGTTAGCTCTTTGATAGTTGCTACTGTTGGCAACTTGAACCAAGACTTTGACATCACATGGGGAGATGGACGGGCTAACATACTCAACAATGGTGAGCTTCTTACTCTCAAACTTGACAAAGCCTCTGGCTCAGGATTCCAATCCAAGAATGAGTACCTCTTTGGAAAGATAGATATGCAGCTCAAGTTAGTTCCTGGAAACTCTGCTGGCACTGTCACCGCCTACTAT TTATCTTCTAAAGGATCAACATGGGATGAGATAGACTTTGAGTTCTTGGGAAATCTTAGCGGTGATCCTTACATCCTTCACACTAATATCTTCAGCCAAGGCAAAGGCAACAGAGAGCAACAGTTCTATCTCTGGTTTGACCCAACTGCAGATTTTCATACCTATTCCATCCTTTGGAATCCTCAGCGCATCAT ATACTCTGTGGATGGCACTCCAATTAGAGAGTTCAAGAACTCAGAGTCAATTGGGGTTCCATTTCCAAAGAACCAGCCAATGAGGATATACTCTAGCCTCTGGAATGCTGATGATTGGGCAACAAGAGGTGGACTTGTTAAGACAGACTGGAGCCGAGCACCCTTTACTGCTTCATACAGAAACTTCAAAGCTGATGCTTGCACATGGTCTTCTGGAGCATCTTCTTGTAGTTCAACTACTCCTTCACCTTCCAACGATAGTAGTTCATGGCTTTCTCAAGAGCTGGACAGTGCAAGTCAAGAGAGGCTGAAATGGGTGCAGAAGAACTATATGATATATAATTACTGCTCAGACACTAAGAGGTTTCCCCAGGGCCTCCCTCCTGAATGCAGCGCTTGA